The DNA region GGGTAGATTTCGGGTTCTCTGTCTTAGCAAGAATTTTGAAACTTGGTTACCAACCAAACCATATAACTCTGACCACTCTTGTAAAAGGGCTCTGTCTTCAAGGTAACATTTCTGGAGCTGTTAGGTTGGTAGAAGTAATGGAAAACAATGGGTACAAACCTGATGCAATTACTTGTGCAACGATAATTAATGGTTTATGTAAGGTTGGTGAGACTAATATGGCTATTAGGTTGCTCAGGAAGATGGAAGAAGGGAATTTCGAACTTGGTGTGGTGCTCTATAGCACTATCATTGACAGTTTATGTAAGGAAAGGTTAGTAACTGAGGCTTTGAACCTTTTATCTGAAATGACGAGTAAAGGCATTCAGCCAAACCTTGTCACTTACACGAGCTTAATTCAAGGCCTATGCAATTTTGGCCGTTGGAGGGAGGTTGCTACTTTGTTGAATGAGATGACGCAAAGGAAGATCATGCCAAATGTGCAAACCTTTAGCGTATTGGTGGACACACTTTGCAAGGGAGGAAAATTGATAGAGGCTAAAGAAGTTTTTGATGTGATGATTCAAAGAGGCATTCAGCCTGACACAGTCACTTACAATTCTTTGATTGATGGTTATTGTTTGCAAAACCGAATCGATGAGGCAGTTAGTGCATTTAATATGATGGTTGAGAAGGGTTGTTCACCTTCTATTTTTAGCTATAGCATATTGATCAATGTgtattgcaaaaataaaagaattgatgaGGCAATGTGTCTTTTTCATGAAATTTCCAACAAGGGAATTATTCCTAATGTTGTGACTTACAACACTCTTATAGGTGGGTTTTGTCGAGTTGGGAGACCTCATATTGCACTAGAGCTATTTCATAAGATGCAAGCTTGTGGCCAACTTCCCAATTCCCAGACATATGCTATCTTGTTAAATGGACTTTGTAAGAACAAACAAATTGCTAAGGCAATGGAATTGTTTCAGCAGGTGGAGGACAAAACGTTGTGCCATATTGTGATTTATAACGTCTTGATTGATGGTTTGTGTAATGCCGGGAAACTTATGACTGCAAGACAACTCTTCTATTGTCTCGCCTCCAAAGGATTGAAACCTAATGTTTTAACTTACACTATAATGATCAAAGGGCTTTGCAAAGAAGGACTGCTAGATGAAGCGGGTGATTTGCTTGAGAAAATGGATGGGAATGGTTGTTCACCTAACGATCGCACATATAACACAATTATCCAAGGGTTATTGCAAcataatgaaataataaagGCCAGGAAATATCTCAAAATAATGGTTGACAAGGGTTATTCAACAAATGCGACCATTGCAACCATGTTAGATGACTTGCTATCGTCTAGTCAAGCTGATAAAAACATTCAAGAATTGCTTCAGGAGTTTGTGTGAAGGATTTTTAGCTTCTCAACATCAAGAGAACCTTTCATATTTTAACCCATCACAAGTCAATTTGtaagtgacaatttttttttttttttttttgatagatttgTAAGTGACAAATATTGACTTTGAGTAAATTTTATATGATATGTATTTTCTTGTCTATGCACAAGACTGTTCCTTTAACTGTTTGATCTTCCTTTGCAATATCGATGTACAATCATTTTGTTGCTCATAAGTCAGAACTTATTTTCATCAATATTCATTTGAAAATAGGGCTGTTGTGAAGCTAAATTTTGATCTTACCCATATTGGTGTAACCTAGTGAATGGAGACTTGGGATAAGCTGTAGATCTAGACGTCTTGGGTTCGATTCCCACTAGGATTTCCCTTGCCCCTTGGATTACCTGATACTTAGTTCTGGTAGATGAGGTTGTGTATCTATGGTTTACTCTCAAACATCTTGGGTTCAATCCCCACTAGGAGTTCCCTTGCCCCTTGGATTACCTGATACACAATTCTAGTAGATTGGGTCGTGTATCTATGGTTTACTCCCCAAGAGTGGGATCCAAAGGGCCCTATCTTGGTGAGGTTTcaagtcattaaaaaaaaaaaaaagcagctaaATGTTGTTCTCGTAGAGTCTGACATTATCTTTTGGTGGTTATTTTGTCCATTGGTTGGttgaattattgttttttaggTGTTTcctctatttttaaaaaaaaaattaagcgtAGCTATTGCATGTATGATAAGGTGTAGTGAATACCTTACGACGTGCTTCTAGTTGAATGTGCACTAGTATACTAGTATCTTAAGCTTTCTGGAGCTATATTGACATTGGACTATCGGCCAATTTAGATAAGTGTAGTTTGAATTGCTTATCAACTAAAAGAAGTTTCTTCTTTGCCCGTTAATTAGAAGATAAGAAATTCAAGTTGTATTCTGATACAAAAGTAACATGATGGTTTGGTCATCATGAATTCCAACGTCTATGCTTTAATAGGGCAGTAATGAGACCCCTACaagtttatgaaaaaatgaaaaatatggtTTCTATATGGCATGGAGCAATAAAAGCTCTAACAGTGAACCTTTACTAGTGGTTGAATTATATTCAATGCGCTAAGTTTGATATTTTGAAGAGTTGATGACCTTTAGCTTAAATGACTCTCCTTTAATAATAGGGTTGAGGGTAAGGTCTTGGGTTCTAGATCTACGGGGTGCATGTGCAGCTTATCAATAAGAAAATGTTTGTTATTTTGTAAGACTAATGAGGCATTCTGTACTGTTAAAATTTAGGAAGACTAGTTCCTTAGTCTGAAGCTTATTTAGGCATATTCATGAATTAATATTGTAATAGATCATAACACAAATGGTTCAACAACCAAAAGTTGGTTAACtcgcttttcttttttgtaaacaGATTATTTCTGTTTTTCAGGCTACACCAACATTGTTTCTAGCACTTTCAACAATCCCATATTTATCACAGGCTTTAGGCTTCCTATGTTGGACTAGATGGCCAACTATTCTTTTTTCACAATGATGAGGATCAAATGCTGGCAGTATTTTCCAACACTTTATCTCCTTTAAACTGGTATAATCAGCCAGTGGACCGGGATAATGGTTTGTTATATGGACAAGAAGGTACTGCAGACCATACGGCAAGAAGAAATGCAAGTTGGTTtcaggccttttttttttttgttgttgataaatgTAAGTTGGTTTCAGGCCTTCAGTAGGACAAGTGGATATCCTTGGTTAGGAAAAGCATTAAACAAAGCTGAAGATAGCCTGTTTCTTAGTTCTGTGGCTATGGATGGTAGAGGTATGATTTCgcttggtttgccaacaaaAGTGACTCTTGTGCATTTTTCAACTTCAGAATTTCACACGGTGGTGTATTTTActtggcaacaaaagatgggaAAGCAATTGTACAAACAAGTCTACTTGGCACAGAAATAATAGTAAGCAATAATACAGGTTCGGTGCAAATGGTGACACTGTGAGTaatgttgataattttttatccgAGTATGATAATGGCAGGTCAGGACATTATGATGGGGAAGTTTCAGGAATGAAGTACATATATTTTTGCTGTGCCCTTGAGATTGTTGGAGTTCAAACAGTATAATTTTTGTTTCGTGTTTTTAGGCAATTTCTTAATTATgcttaagaaatttatttgaattttaaaatgaaaatgctACAGAAACTAAATACTAGACTCAGAATTTGTTTTCAACTCATGTGGCTTATCTTGgatttcgaaaaaaaaaatttatcattattaaattttgaactTGCCTTTGTCGCAATGGTTGGTATTTACACTTTGAACACACTGGTcagtgataaaataaaaaaaaaaaaaaaaaaaaaaatactaataataaaaaggaattttttttcctaatcttGTGGtgtaataatataattttgctATTGATTTCACCATGAAAAGTGTTACGAAAGAGATCGAATGagtttgcaaaaaataaatgatgcaatatttcatttttgttattgttgataaAGGGGTGTAAACCATTTCATCACTTTAAATATCTCACAACCATATGGGTTTAATTTTATCTCTGTGGTGTTCCAGTCATCGTtagtacttatcaaaaaaaaaaatcattcattaTCGGTACATTTTCCCTTCCTTTGAATTGATCCCCTCTCGAATAAATTTTATGTCGTAGTGTTGGAGCATTGATCTGCTCCATTGACTTTGTTTATTTGGTGTCTCTTGGGTGTTTCCCTCTTCAATGCAGGATGTGTTTGTGGCATGGAAAGAGGGGGTGGATTGCCGGGAAAGGTTTTGGGATGAAATGGcattgtagacgactaaatttcttagttcgaaataaatcaaacaagtaaaatagtttcacaaatgcgaatttgtattgataaatgtgtggtacaattctctgtaattacaaaagagtgatcctctgattcgatctccttgaaagatttattgattggaattgtggtaatgtgattttgatttgaacataagatattcttcaatttggctgaggaatggatcgaagatctttgaaacggaattacaatgaatctctggctatgagcttgttagaaattctttgttcttcgtgttcttcgtgtgttcttcgtgttcttcgtgtttgaaggtttgtggtggaagttcttcggtgctttagaggcttgattccgtagagcttcgttgatttatggtttgtcgAGGTTTCTGgaagcttttgagcttgattccagtgaactttgagatttaggaatatgatttggatgattcctctttgattgttcttcgtatttgaaggtttgtggtggaagttcttcggggctttggaggcttgaatccgtagagcttcaccaatttgtggtttgttgaggtttctggaggcttttgagcttgattccagtggactttgagatctggacgagtagtttggatgattttgcttcgaatgttgtttgtattcgaggttgaagttcttgaagttcttggaggcttcggggtttgattccggcagagcttctggatttctgaactcaagatctcctcttccttctctctgtcttGTCTGTGTTGTCCTCTGTGTCCTCGGTGTCCTCTCTGTTGTCTCCCCGGTGTCCTCCTAAATGTTTTTAgaaaggcttctatttataggagtttaggggtaggtgagcgacacgtggcggagtttgattggtgacacttgtcacagcttgattggtccgcttatgtcatcgcttacacgtgatgagtgcttgtgtcactgcttacacgtgcgaggctgcctgtgtcatcgcttacatgtgcggagctgcttgtgtcatcgcttacatgtgcggagctgcttgtgtcattgcttacacctgcgAAGCtacttgtgtcattgcttacacctgctgatgcagtttcatgcctttatttcaatgacacttggcaaatttctattggtttctgaatagtgatggcaaaacctagcagcagttcgtggcgccttgtaattggctgtattttgtgaacttggtagtatgatgtgtcagcttgtgataggtcgggaattttccctctctacaaatgccccctcgagactcgttcgtgcacacagttttggagtgGGGTGAGcgaatgagtcttgaaaaaaatggattcctttttatacttgactcttctagtgaaatagctgaaggtggtggagcttttagcaggatgaagtaattgcagaagagtagacccacccacatgaaaggttttgatgagaCTGAGAAGGGGTCTGCccgtatttgaatgtactcgtgtgaccgagctttctgagcaaaggttaagtcaaagtaatttcagaagagtattcaatggtacttggagtgggttggtggggctgaaagttatttgcaagaagttggatgtacttgcaagattgaaacatttcggtagatgttaagctgaggtaatttcagaagagtattttggattgttggtggcgatcacagggtgttgaagatggagaagaggtgagaatgttggcatacagcatgcagagctctggagctagcctcttatttttaaggatttctggtgaagttatagctgaagggtatacttcggatTACAGAGAGAAtatgtgggagtgtggttgaatgtgcatgcgttatcgcatcactctggttaagttgaggtaatttcagaagagaattttgggtttgttgatgttgatggtgaaagaagatggtgatgaagccaAGTGAATAGGTGAGACATATGACACCATGGCCTTGACCCTGCATGTTGGGGACTCTCTGGAGTAGATGTCTCTGGGACGTACACCTTCGgatgtgggactggctgcatgctgaatgatGTCCGACGGCAAGTCATTGAATGTGCCTGTGTGACTGGACcatactgacggacattaagttgaagtaatttcagaagtatattttctgaaattcttcaagctgatcttaagttggagtaattccagaaagtgtgttttgtggtaccagcaatgatgacctttggaccccatgaTGGCGGAAACATGGGATGAGGCTTTGGTAACCCTTCACCTACgccaaaggctaatttctgatgagctggtactctggaggtcatcacaagcgttggatgggagacaatttgtaggataccccaacacttcttaccatcttcacttgatgcaactttattgggaaagcataacaaatgaaagatggaactaacttgtgatcctggttttagaaaccagccaagctgctgtttgttccgaaccaccgcttctattgggagaccaaacagttgaagagagactacgGAAGCCCTGGTCTTAGGAAcgggtgtctctgctggacttggatttcctggtgaaccaaatccaagaaagcatggaacaacgatgccgaccttgttatgaataactctatgaacaaacgtggtcattatgtgaggaaacaaaatttgtttgaatcctaaaatagtgatgatgttgtgagaagggttgctactgaaccatgaaggggttgatttcaaactgatcatgaagtgatcttggttgctcggtattgagaatgacgagaccatagtgagaactggctgtgagaaggaggatttgaaaatttgaaagaagcaaatcttcatttcatgactcagtgtatgtgtttttttttttttgatggatttAGCGGATccggcccttctatttatagtgaagagatgaagaatggtagctgGGTGGTTTAAGACTAGCGGATGAGACTTCTCGGtgggaacggtggatgagaattggtaggcgccgaatgggaacggtggatgagaatggtgggcgccgaatgggaacgttaggttggagactggtaggcaccgacgaaaataataggttgaagcagtgacccaatgtaatttcaattctgagacatacttgtgagagttcgtctgtttttgaaaggggagccttgatcaagtctggaggataattttgagggaatccggaccaaatggatggatctcaaattatgatcttgagagcttaaattttggataccgctagtactttggagaagcggaTGTAGtctctaagtccaaaacaaatacctagatttcaaaattaaaatctttgcgaaaacttgataggacaagttttgcttgaacatcttgattttcggtcagagtttacatcaaagccaatagctgtagaatcacactatttgagcaatttttggattctcaaatgaataaatagaaccaaaaattggaaagcacacgaaaaattgagcaagacaggtcaatcttaaaaattttgacttttggtcaaaatttgtgcaaaagtcaaattttttagaaattggactgttgtgcaattttcgaatctcggttgaagaaacagactccaaaattggaaagtacacgAAAAATTGAGCCagacaggtcaatcttaaaaattttgacttttggtcaaaatttgtgcaaaagtcaattttcttagaaattgaactgttgtgcaattttcgagcttcggttgaagaaacaagccccaaaattggaaagtacgtgaaaaattgagtgggacaggtccattttgaaaattttgactttttttttttttttttgggtcaaagtcttaatttgtcaaaggtttttttgtttttttttttttttttttttcaggcggtcCGGTCCGGGTCGGGATTTCGGGTTGAACCGGTTTGATGACGTCATCCGTGACGTCATCGGATTGGCCTGGCGCGTGTGGCGCGTGGTGACGATGGTCCGGCGCGTGTAGGCGCGTGGAGCTTGTTGGCGGCGCGTGTCACTTCGTCGGAGCTTCAAGcggcgcgtggaggcgcgtggcacatcgtttgggcttgaaattttcagATCTTGTAATCATTAGGCCGTAGAAGACTGCTATGTGGTccgttttgtgaaattgtgcacagatttgcacagttttgatGGACTAAACTGGTGGTCATCGCGAGCttgtggcggcgcgtggtgGCGCGTGGCTGATcttttggacttaaaaatttcaggttttgtagatcgaaggccgatagctctaatggtggtattagttttgtaaaattgttctcAGATTTGCGcagatttgaatgagaaacTGGCGGGTCGCTGAAAATTCTTGGCCAtgtgtggcggcgcgtggccgGGTATCTGGGCCTGAAATTTTCAGGTTAGGTGGATCGAAGGCGGTAGAAGACTCCTGTGGTGTCGATTTGTGAAATAAGGTCTGGATTAACACAAACTTGCACGAGAAAGTCGAGGGTCATTGGTGGACTAATGGCTTTCTTTCTCGCTGGTCTAAGTATTTGGTGGCCCCCCAGACATGATGCAGAAATTCTGGTGGCGgccctgacaggatgaagacattatggAGGCTGCCGAATGTTGATTCTTTGGGTCATCTTTGTCAGAgaactttgaaaatttggaagagaagcagCATTGTTGgacttctcctctctctttttttttgtctcatttcagaaatttttctatataaagccatACGGGCATACATACATTTATTCAAAGTGTAATCTTCTGAATAAAAGTGtagagatcttttttttttttttttttttatatatatatttttttaattcattatttatttatgcaatgagattttcttctgactttgctttttttgttgttgcttgtttttgttttgcagctcagtttccttgatctttgggttttgatatcaaacttcacgctgacgttctcatagaagtgtttgccttcatttggtgactttgtatttcattgatagcaacattgcaagaacgtatgccttcatgttgttacattcttttcttgcatcaacaatcttttagtgatattcgtctttgcaacgacgtttccataaggatattcagctaggtaataatgctatcgcccataaagctacgtcaacacttcatttgcacaaaagctatgccaacattcatctttgccatgaagctacgttaACACTTTATTTGCACAGAAgtcatgccaacattcatctttgctatgaagctacgtcaacacttcatttgcacaaaagccatgccaacattcatctttgccatgaagctacgtcaacacttcatttgcatcgaagGTGGGCCAATAGTTCATCTAtattgaagtcgtgccgacatccatttttgtcatgcagtcgtgtcaacactccatttgcacagaagctatgccaacatttatttttgtcatgaagctacgtcaacacttcatttgcacagaagctatgccaacattcatctttgtcATAAAGCTACGTTAATATTTCATTCAAAGAAGCTATGCCAAtattcatttttgccatgaagtaACGTCAACACTTCCTTCGCATCAAAGCCgtgccaacattcatttttgccatgaagtcgtgtcaacactccatttgcacagaagccatgtcaacgttcatttttgccatgaagctatgtcaacacttcatttgcacagaagctgcactaatattggcctttataatgaagcttgaagtttcaagaagctcccatcaagactttgaggatgcaaagagatgccaataaaaccttgaagatgtgagaagaatgccgccatgattttgacattgcacgaacatgcccttagaggagagatgatgcaacatcaacttcagatgttggaggaaggtgacattgtccagattttagagacttgatgtgaaacaacaccactcagaagggagatgatgtggttcgAATTTCAGAGTTGTGAAGTGACACATcctagaagagagacaatatagcctagacttgaaaggtacaaaaaagatgcccccaggagataagtgatgcaaagtatacttcagagacgtgagaatatgtccacaaaagatgagcaatgccatgcagactccattccttgcaacagaggttgaggattttattttactccacaaccgagaatcaagttatcattatttcaaggaaagctacgtaacaccaattctttgcagctatcactttctaccacaatgatctttgaacatcatatagtgagcaattgattgatcttaagcgacgccttgccaatcaaagggttcttgaaagcatgttgacgacctttggacaaactcttcaagctagactgacaatccttcttctttttatgtgactgaacttagtgaaaagtactaagctgcctacgtaccctggagagggatcaagtcatttacgtagttcaaccaaatttttttttaattttttttaatttttcttttgctttgtttttgatgattttttttttcttttgttttgtttttgatgattttttttcttttgttttgtttttttttcttttgctttgtttttttttcttttgttttttttttgttttttttttttgtttttttttttgtttttttttttgtttttttttttttttacaaaaagggagggctcacgtgtgtaatccttgccctacaccccacggcatttcatgggtaccaattgtgcaatagtgggtatcatctctaatcgaacccgagaccttggcctcaagggtgacatggacatccaaccactacgccacactcacaagtggtgacatagagtgggattaatttctccttatttgtgcactttcaaaggtaatgggaaaacatcatgtacccttgtagtgctgcagtgggtagtttaaactcttaccgaggagcaagtcttgattttgaagcatagaagcgtttgaggaacttcccattgatggggccgatccttacaccctctTGATTAATCAATTTGTAAGCCTTATTGGTGTTTGCCCCTTGCCAGAGAGTTGGAAGTACATCACAAGCAATGGTCACATGGTTTGACCCGACAACTTCATCAAGGTctagatcaatcttgttttctttggcaagcttcatgatttgttctttgaagacgaagcatttttgaattgggtggccaatgatgcgatgatatttgcaatagttagggtcatcaactttccctatgtcttctggtcgcttgcattctggcaattcaaccagctgtaattgcaatagttgttctaagatgtttgACACATCTTCATTGGGGAACGGATATGATTTTTGCTCACGTTCCTTAAAGGTCAGACGACGCACTTCGTTCTTTTGCCATCCTccaagttgtttttcatttgtcttTGCTCCTCTCCTTGGAACCCTAACTATGGTAGTGTTAACAGTTATTGGGTCTTTGAGATTGCCTTTTGCATTCCTGTCATTcatctttatttcctttttgcTTTCCTCAGGTATAggaggtttcatattttcatggcaagaaatactcaattccatgtcgtgcgcacgagttgccaattcttcgaatgttcggggttttaccccttgtaggatgtacagaagtccccaatgcatgccttggatgcacatttctacagcagatatttcagaaagtctatccttacagtctagactcaaagaacgccaccgactgatgtagtcaacaacgggttcatctttccactgcttagtattggtaagctccatcatgcttaccgtgcggtgcgtgctgtaaaaccggttaaggaactccctttccaactgATCCCAACTATCAATCGACTCAGGTTCcaagtctgtataccaatcaaaggcgtTTCCTTTCAGTGaacgaacaaactgctttacaaagaggcctccttgagtccctgcgttctcacaggtttctacaaagtgagcaatgtgttgcttagggtttcccttgccatcgaattgtaagaacttggggggttgatacccatttggcattctcatattgtcaatgcgcttcgtataaggttttgaatacatgagagaatgtgtggaagaacctccatattgtgctcgtatggtgttcgttatcatgtcctgcagctgttggacagatatcgaggccattgaggtggattgttcttgtcggggagtgttttcaatttatttcccttcatcatcctttGCAGATGCGATTTTATGACCATggcttgattcaccaagatcttgtacttcgagtttgttcattaaagttgcaatttggaggtccttatcttcaagtgcttttgtgagaaggacgaccctttgttccatttcagccatcttttcttccatggtagaggtgttagtcatcatgactgacacaacttccacagatgatggagaaggaagtgaattgaagtgagcacgtgaaatctcatcttttgggttccctttgatgagagagaaatcgtgCGACCAGCTTCTTGTGgaggaagaaggggatttgcccccatacttgaggtgttccaagatggagatgtccttgttgatgaccttgtttcttttaagagggtctaaggagataattgtctggaccttggcttccttggttgattgagattgaagcttattgtgagctttaggttggctacaattgattgctccaatgcaactgttggtggtagccgtaccaagtttaattgaagtagctattgttgaagcttgaatgttcttgctagaggccattgaagttggtagcaagatgatgaagatttttttttctttgaaggagaatgagatgagaggcatagatgtcccaccgggcgtgccagaatttgtagacgactaaatttcttagttcgaaataaatcaaacaagtaaaatagtttcaca from Castanea sativa cultivar Marrone di Chiusa Pesio chromosome 6, ASM4071231v1 includes:
- the LOC142637920 gene encoding uncharacterized protein LOC142637920 yields the protein MGMAFKSTNSLAFLLNHLVPYCHVSLPFHALTFCTLTNNNATNTSCSSSSRENVEIHSQNQNQFLRFVRDQCKTGTIRNLDHALGLFDRMIRMCPLPLVRDFTQLLGAIVRMRHYSVVITLIRQMESLGIAPDVYTLTIMINCFCHLNRVDFGFSVLARILKLGYQPNHITLTTLVKGLCLQGNISGAVRLVEVMENNGYKPDAITCATIINGLCKVGETNMAIRLLRKMEEGNFELGVVLYSTIIDSLCKERLVTEALNLLSEMTSKGIQPNLVTYTSLIQGLCNFGRWREVATLLNEMTQRKIMPNVQTFSVLVDTLCKGGKLIEAKEVFDVMIQRGIQPDTVTYNSLIDGYCLQNRIDEAVSAFNMMVEKGCSPSIFSYSILINVYCKNKRIDEAMCLFHEISNKGIIPNVVTYNTLIGGFCRVGRPHIALELFHKMQACGQLPNSQTYAILLNGLCKNKQIAKAMELFQQVEDKTLCHIVIYNVLIDGLCNAGKLMTARQLFYCLASKGLKPNVLTYTIMIKGLCKEGLLDEAGDLLEKMDGNGCSPNDRTYNTIIQGLLQHNEIIKARKYLKIMVDKGYSTNATIATMLDDLLSSSQADKNIQELLQEFV